In a single window of the Flavivirga spongiicola genome:
- a CDS encoding LysE family translocator — protein sequence MLDDILTAIPFGIILAFTIGPVFFVLLETSATKGFRSALIFDLGVIFADIIFIVIAFYSTNNLRGKVSNDPSFLIFGGVLLIVYGIISFIKTSKSFRAIVKEYHKVEIQKDYGKLFIKGFLLNFINIGVLIGWLGFMVLGDTLTTSKNGDIVFIVTMIVSYFVTDIIKILVAKRLKAKLTPRLIFKTKKVIAMVILGFGILLFVQGLFPETYEKNKEKLEKISPIKEKLPE from the coding sequence ATGCTTGATGATATCTTAACCGCCATTCCCTTTGGAATAATACTGGCCTTTACAATTGGTCCCGTATTTTTTGTGCTTTTAGAAACAAGTGCTACAAAAGGTTTTAGAAGTGCTTTAATATTCGATTTGGGTGTTATATTTGCCGATATCATTTTTATTGTTATTGCTTTTTATAGTACCAATAATCTAAGAGGAAAAGTTAGTAACGACCCTAGTTTCTTAATTTTTGGAGGTGTCTTATTAATTGTTTATGGCATTATTTCCTTCATAAAAACATCAAAATCTTTTAGAGCTATTGTTAAAGAATATCACAAAGTTGAAATTCAAAAAGACTACGGCAAGCTTTTTATAAAAGGCTTCTTACTTAATTTTATAAATATTGGTGTTTTGATTGGTTGGTTAGGTTTTATGGTATTAGGAGATACATTAACGACATCAAAAAATGGTGATATTGTTTTTATAGTTACCATGATCGTATCTTATTTTGTTACAGATATCATTAAAATCCTAGTCGCCAAAAGATTAAAAGCAAAATTAACACCTCGACTTATTTTTAAAACCAAAAAAGTAATCGCTATGGTTATCCTAGGCTTTGGAATTTTATTATTTGTACAAGGTCTGTTTCCTGAAACTTACGAAAAAAATAAAGAGAAGTTAGAAAAAATAAGCCCTATAAAAGAAAAGCTTCCTGAATAA
- the folB gene encoding dihydroneopterin aldolase has protein sequence MGIIKVENIRIFAYHGCLEEETKIGSDYRVDLEVKADLQNSAKTDKLSNTVDYVFLNRIIKEEMEIPSHLLETVARRILNRIFNEDKLVKKATVWVSKLNPPIGGDVERVTIKMTDRRKK, from the coding sequence ATGGGAATTATAAAAGTTGAAAATATTAGGATATTTGCCTATCATGGTTGTCTTGAAGAAGAGACTAAAATAGGTAGTGATTATCGTGTTGATCTGGAGGTTAAAGCTGATTTACAAAATTCGGCAAAGACAGATAAGTTATCTAATACGGTTGATTATGTGTTTTTAAACAGGATTATTAAAGAAGAGATGGAAATACCGTCTCACTTGTTGGAAACGGTGGCAAGGCGCATACTCAACAGAATCTTTAATGAAGATAAATTAGTAAAAAAAGCAACGGTTTGGGTAAGCAAACTAAACCCGCCTATTGGTGGAGACGTTGAAAGGGTTACCATAAAAATGACCGATAGGCGTAAAAAATAA
- a CDS encoding AraC family transcriptional regulator, with amino-acid sequence MLFEDYLLLFLELLSGFSAIMIGLLFLTVKSKNQIANIFLVLFMWSLAWIILYGMYIDSEEDSNMTFYENIIFDSELLIIPSLFLYIIITINKSFNVWYLLLFLPGILFNILHIEEDSVLEIISILLFPVINLPLMIIAYRFLNKHKKKVANYYSELEYKTLSWIKSIIITVLILHFFLLFGEIAEILNERLGDLFLFLEILTTLFIVYWVGYNGFFQAQLFSDIPSIKTNYQDLNQGATDTPKNKIDNNEDFLEKFKEIETEIQTNKLFNNPNLNLRMLAASLDIKEKELSKLINQYSETNFYHFINRFRVNEFKSLLQSPKAEQLSILGLAQEAGFSSKSTFYTAFKTIEGMTPKQYELSLNKYE; translated from the coding sequence ATGCTATTTGAAGATTACTTGCTATTATTTCTAGAGCTATTATCTGGCTTTTCTGCTATTATGATTGGGCTTTTGTTTTTAACAGTGAAATCAAAAAACCAAATTGCCAATATATTTTTAGTGCTCTTTATGTGGAGTTTAGCTTGGATCATTTTATACGGAATGTATATAGATTCTGAAGAGGACAGCAATATGACTTTTTATGAGAATATTATTTTTGATTCAGAATTATTAATTATTCCTTCTCTGTTTCTTTATATAATAATTACTATAAACAAATCTTTTAATGTCTGGTATTTATTATTGTTCTTACCAGGGATTTTATTTAATATCCTTCATATTGAAGAAGATAGTGTTCTAGAAATCATATCTATATTGTTGTTTCCTGTCATTAATTTACCTCTAATGATAATTGCCTATAGGTTTTTAAATAAGCATAAAAAGAAAGTAGCTAACTATTATTCTGAATTAGAATATAAAACTCTGTCTTGGATCAAGAGTATCATTATTACGGTTTTAATACTTCATTTCTTTTTACTTTTTGGAGAGATAGCAGAAATTTTAAATGAAAGATTAGGAGATTTATTCTTGTTTTTAGAAATTTTAACCACATTGTTTATTGTGTACTGGGTAGGCTATAATGGTTTTTTTCAAGCTCAGCTCTTTAGTGACATTCCGTCTATAAAAACTAATTATCAAGATTTAAATCAGGGAGCTACTGATACCCCAAAAAATAAGATTGATAATAATGAAGACTTTTTAGAAAAGTTTAAAGAAATAGAAACCGAAATACAAACGAATAAGTTATTTAATAATCCAAACCTTAATTTGAGAATGTTAGCAGCATCATTGGATATTAAGGAAAAAGAATTGTCAAAATTGATAAATCAGTATTCTGAAACTAATTTTTATCATTTTATTAATAGATTTAGGGTTAACGAATTCAAAAGCTTATTACAATCTCCAAAGGCAGAACAATTATCCATTTTAGGCCTGGCTCAAGAGGCGGGTTTTTCTTCAAAATCAACATTTTATACAGCTTTTAAAACGATAGAGGGCATGACACCAAAACAATACGAGTTGTCTCTTAATAAGTACGAATAG
- a CDS encoding TonB-dependent receptor, which yields MKHLFLSLFFFSTSYIVFAQDSQISGTIEDSETGETLLGATIYSKESEKGTVTNEYGFFSLTIPKGKQTLVVSYLGYQDFIQEINLSSPQKLKIQLKVDNSLLEEVVITTTTNTKSQTRSVIAGSVNLKPKDIKQIPALLGEPDITRSVLTQPGVSSVGEGTSGFNVRGGNIDQNLILLDEAPIYNSSHVWGFFSIFNADAVKDMQLYKGGIPARYGGRASSVLDIRQREGSNKQFKGEGGLGLLFSRLTLEGPIKKDKLSFLASGRRSYFDLFFPLIKSIKGNKVYFYDLNAKLSWNINENNKLFASGYFGADVMKLKFTEENDGDTQNTNSSNTNETIDFQWKNATATLRWNHIFSSKLFMNISGIYSRYNYALSSENSGGGPTGTTASNFTWKSAVENWIIKPDFTLYQNADTKIRFGVNSTLYRFTPAKVTGNEAGINTINFGTEKGLEIAPYVSYDRKWKAFSMNAGLRYSWFGNIGPYKVSFYDPSLPQTVSTITGSKTYKSNKVIKSYKGFEPRLALKYDLSDRKAIKLGYNRMFQYIHLISNTNAALPFDIWKPAGFHIKPLEVNQISAGYAYDTEDSQYNFSIDGYYKNFKNQVEYKNGADLFLNENLETQLLTSNGYSYGVELGAYKTKGKLTGNANYTYSVTKRKTTSSFASENLNNGNYYPSNYDRPHIFNLTTNYKLNKKWSAGAFFTYQTGRPTTYATGKFEIDGNQYFTYSDRNAYRLKDTHRLDLSFTYTPERNKGRKWQGSWVFGVYNAYARKNAFSVYSSLRNNQLKTFQYSVIGAPIPFITYNFKF from the coding sequence ATGAAACACCTATTTTTATCACTTTTCTTTTTTTCAACATCATATATTGTCTTTGCTCAAGATTCACAAATTAGTGGCACTATTGAAGACTCTGAAACAGGCGAGACACTTCTTGGAGCAACTATTTATTCTAAAGAATCAGAGAAAGGAACTGTAACCAATGAGTACGGTTTTTTTTCATTAACGATTCCAAAAGGCAAACAAACCTTAGTAGTTTCATATTTAGGATATCAAGATTTTATTCAGGAGATTAATCTCTCCAGCCCTCAAAAGCTTAAGATCCAATTGAAGGTGGATAATAGTCTGTTAGAAGAAGTTGTTATCACTACCACTACAAACACAAAAAGTCAAACAAGGAGTGTTATAGCGGGGTCTGTTAATCTTAAGCCTAAAGATATTAAACAAATACCTGCCTTATTGGGAGAGCCGGATATTACTAGATCTGTATTAACTCAGCCTGGTGTATCGTCAGTAGGAGAAGGAACATCTGGTTTTAATGTTCGCGGAGGAAATATAGACCAAAATTTGATTCTTTTAGATGAAGCACCGATATATAATTCTTCACATGTTTGGGGCTTTTTCTCCATATTTAATGCAGATGCTGTTAAAGATATGCAATTGTATAAGGGAGGTATTCCCGCACGATATGGGGGTAGAGCATCTTCAGTTTTAGATATACGCCAAAGAGAAGGAAGTAATAAACAATTTAAAGGTGAAGGTGGCCTAGGTTTGCTGTTTTCTAGATTAACGCTTGAGGGACCTATAAAAAAAGACAAACTTAGTTTTTTAGCCTCTGGACGTCGTTCTTACTTTGATTTATTTTTTCCTTTAATCAAGAGTATCAAAGGAAATAAAGTGTATTTCTATGATTTAAATGCAAAATTATCTTGGAATATAAACGAGAACAATAAGTTGTTTGCTTCTGGATATTTTGGAGCCGATGTCATGAAACTGAAGTTTACAGAAGAGAATGACGGAGATACACAAAACACAAATTCAAGTAACACAAATGAGACCATTGATTTTCAGTGGAAAAATGCAACAGCCACATTGAGGTGGAATCATATTTTTTCAAGTAAATTGTTTATGAATATTTCTGGAATTTATAGCCGGTACAATTATGCACTATCTTCTGAAAATAGTGGAGGAGGCCCAACTGGAACAACAGCTAGTAATTTTACTTGGAAATCTGCAGTAGAAAATTGGATTATTAAACCAGATTTTACGCTTTATCAAAATGCAGATACTAAAATAAGATTTGGAGTAAACAGTACACTTTATAGATTTACTCCGGCCAAGGTAACAGGAAATGAAGCAGGTATTAATACCATAAATTTTGGTACCGAAAAGGGTTTGGAAATAGCACCTTATGTTTCTTATGATAGAAAGTGGAAGGCGTTTTCTATGAATGCCGGATTACGATATTCTTGGTTTGGAAATATAGGGCCTTATAAAGTTTCTTTTTACGACCCAAGTTTACCACAAACCGTTAGTACCATTACGGGCTCTAAAACATATAAAAGTAATAAGGTTATAAAATCATATAAAGGCTTTGAACCTCGTCTGGCATTAAAGTATGATTTATCGGATAGAAAAGCTATAAAGCTAGGGTACAATAGAATGTTTCAGTATATACATTTAATATCCAATACAAACGCAGCCTTGCCTTTTGATATATGGAAACCGGCCGGTTTCCATATTAAACCATTGGAAGTGAATCAAATATCTGCTGGATATGCCTATGACACAGAAGATAGCCAGTATAATTTTTCAATTGACGGATACTATAAAAACTTTAAAAATCAAGTAGAGTACAAAAATGGAGCAGATCTGTTTTTAAATGAAAATTTAGAAACACAATTGTTAACCTCAAATGGATATTCCTATGGAGTTGAACTAGGAGCATATAAAACTAAAGGCAAGTTAACTGGGAATGCTAATTATACTTATTCTGTAACGAAAAGAAAAACAACAAGTTCATTTGCTTCAGAGAACCTTAATAATGGTAATTATTATCCATCAAATTACGACAGACCTCATATTTTTAATTTGACAACTAATTATAAACTGAATAAAAAATGGAGTGCAGGCGCGTTTTTCACTTACCAGACAGGTAGGCCTACTACATATGCTACGGGTAAGTTTGAAATAGACGGAAATCAATATTTTACATACTCTGATCGCAATGCGTATAGACTTAAGGATACCCATAGACTGGACTTATCATTTACATATACACCTGAAAGGAATAAAGGCAGGAAATGGCAGGGCAGTTGGGTTTTTGGTGTTTATAACGCCTATGCTAGAAAGAATGCATTCTCGGTATATTCTAGCCTAAGAAACAACCAATTAAAAACCTTTCAATATTCGGTAATCGGTGCACCAATTCCTTTTATTACCTATAACTTTAAATTTTAA
- a CDS encoding DUF4249 domain-containing protein → MKSSHIKTLLFALITILYSSCTKEISVDVSHDIQTVIFGELTNLNQPVSISIQQTLPLNSTSSFQAVNDATISLFTKNSNGAVSLITTDFSIDKGVYTSLQPISTTIDNTYWIEVVLNDGTQFKSKEEFMKPVVSITEIEIDEQFNDILNIEFSDPVGITNFYKVKVELFNQGQLVSSNFSESNDVVFDGNADASLGVDLFRDLDDDQPLPLYDAIKASLGNINFSSYQFLLNQRSQIEANEDSGEDSGGDPSQLFSTPPVSLLGNITNISNNKTTLGNFTVISLSVDNK, encoded by the coding sequence ATGAAATCATCACATATAAAAACACTATTATTTGCATTAATAACTATTTTGTATTCTTCGTGTACTAAAGAGATAAGTGTTGATGTTTCTCATGACATACAAACAGTTATTTTTGGAGAGCTGACTAATTTGAATCAGCCAGTATCAATTAGTATTCAACAGACCCTACCGTTAAATTCGACATCTAGTTTTCAAGCCGTAAATGATGCTACTATTTCTCTATTCACAAAAAACAGTAATGGAGCTGTAAGTTTAATAACTACTGATTTTTCAATTGACAAAGGCGTTTATACATCATTACAACCCATATCAACCACTATTGATAATACATATTGGATTGAGGTTGTTCTCAACGATGGTACACAATTTAAATCTAAGGAAGAATTTATGAAACCAGTAGTGTCTATAACTGAAATAGAAATAGATGAACAATTCAACGATATTTTAAATATTGAGTTCAGTGACCCTGTTGGTATTACAAATTTTTATAAAGTAAAAGTAGAACTGTTTAACCAAGGGCAGTTAGTGTCTTCAAATTTTTCGGAATCTAACGATGTCGTTTTTGATGGTAATGCAGATGCTTCTCTCGGTGTTGATCTATTTAGGGATCTTGATGATGATCAACCCTTACCATTATATGATGCCATTAAAGCTTCGTTAGGGAATATAAATTTCAGTTCATATCAATTTTTACTTAATCAGCGATCGCAAATAGAGGCTAATGAGGATTCTGGTGAAGATTCCGGTGGAGACCCAAGTCAGTTATTTTCCACACCTCCAGTGAGTCTTTTAGGAAATATCACAAACATATCTAATAATAAAACCACATTAGGAAACTTTACAGTGATTTCGTTAAGTGTTGATAATAAATAG
- a CDS encoding dioxygenase family protein, translating into MDRKKFLKNGLIGMGSIVAIPTVLSSCSNDDNNDNDPDACAPSPSETAGPFPIKTPADLVRENIVGNKTGVPLLINFTIQNTNSNCTPLQNAIVDIWQCDAKGNYSEYSGQLDGNFTSEHFLRGRQTTDTNGKASFISIYPGWYPGRTPHLHVEIKSNSGSSLLITQVSFPENVSNTVYATTEYKGIADTNNLNDGIVGAANLADSVTGDTTNGYTLTKIIKVTG; encoded by the coding sequence ATGGACAGAAAAAAATTTCTAAAGAATGGTTTAATAGGTATGGGGTCTATTGTTGCAATACCAACAGTATTATCATCATGCAGTAATGATGATAACAATGACAACGACCCCGATGCATGTGCACCATCGCCTTCAGAAACCGCAGGACCGTTTCCAATTAAAACTCCAGCCGACTTAGTGAGGGAAAACATAGTTGGAAATAAAACAGGAGTACCTTTGTTAATTAATTTTACAATTCAAAATACCAATAGCAATTGTACTCCATTACAAAATGCCATTGTTGATATATGGCAATGTGATGCTAAGGGTAATTATTCCGAATATAGTGGACAATTAGATGGTAACTTTACTAGTGAACATTTTTTACGCGGAAGACAAACGACCGATACTAATGGAAAAGCATCTTTTATAAGTATTTACCCGGGTTGGTACCCAGGGCGCACACCACACCTCCATGTAGAAATTAAGAGCAATTCAGGGTCCTCATTGTTGATTACACAGGTTTCTTTTCCGGAAAATGTGTCTAATACAGTATATGCAACAACTGAATATAAAGGAATAGCCGATACTAATAATTTAAACGATGGTATTGTCGGAGCAGCAAATCTAGCAGATTCTGTAACAGGAGACACAACAAATGGATACACATTAACAAAGATTATTAAAGTGACGGGCTAG